A genomic region of Rhodococcus pyridinivorans contains the following coding sequences:
- a CDS encoding C40 family peptidase: MSVDPSAVIVAVATAASALVQGVDLPAEIKDQINGAIESFEATAENADTDVANLVASLPEPMQQGAQQAVADATTAVAGAIEPHLPEDAAAALHPADPQAAPPALAPEPPAARPGPFGIPVQPPATGVVGNPQPGPTIPGTGITLPSIPAILPGTRLAPIGAIAVFAPWLKKAGELCEGVSAPVLAALYSAENGFRYGPTAPVSPVGARGPGQFMPGTWDQYGKDADGDGKADVLGIADPVMASGNLLCDNYKLIDDWKKRGLVEGDTLDLTLAAYNAGVGAVKRSGGMPSGHPDYENQTKPYVAKIRATEHVFARMLSPFLGLGIGGGAGDVGNRIVDLAFKYLGLPYVWGGGNINGPSGGGFDCSGLTSYAVFAATGITLPRTSETQWHIGTEVPLYAARPGDLLFGNWQAGGPGHVAIYIGGGQMVHAPTTGDVVRVGPVFPDMKARRIFWHLP; this comes from the coding sequence ATGTCGGTGGACCCGTCTGCGGTCATCGTGGCAGTGGCTACGGCAGCAAGTGCGCTCGTTCAGGGCGTGGACCTACCAGCAGAGATCAAGGATCAGATCAACGGGGCGATCGAGTCGTTCGAGGCAACTGCCGAGAACGCCGACACGGATGTGGCGAATCTCGTCGCGTCCTTGCCGGAACCGATGCAGCAGGGAGCACAACAGGCGGTCGCGGATGCGACGACGGCGGTCGCGGGAGCGATCGAGCCGCATCTGCCCGAGGACGCGGCCGCGGCCCTGCACCCCGCCGATCCGCAAGCAGCTCCGCCCGCTCTGGCGCCCGAACCGCCGGCCGCGCGTCCCGGGCCCTTCGGAATACCGGTCCAACCCCCGGCGACCGGTGTGGTCGGGAACCCGCAACCCGGTCCCACGATCCCGGGCACCGGGATCACGTTGCCGTCGATCCCGGCGATCCTTCCCGGAACGCGACTCGCACCCATCGGTGCGATCGCAGTGTTCGCGCCGTGGCTGAAGAAGGCCGGCGAACTGTGCGAAGGGGTCTCCGCGCCGGTCCTCGCGGCCCTCTACTCCGCCGAGAACGGTTTCCGGTACGGCCCGACCGCGCCGGTCTCGCCGGTCGGCGCCCGCGGCCCGGGACAGTTCATGCCCGGCACCTGGGACCAGTACGGCAAGGACGCCGACGGTGACGGCAAGGCCGACGTCCTCGGCATCGCCGACCCGGTCATGGCGTCGGGCAACCTCCTGTGCGACAACTACAAGCTCATCGACGACTGGAAGAAGCGCGGACTGGTCGAGGGCGACACCCTCGATCTGACCCTCGCGGCCTACAACGCCGGCGTCGGCGCGGTGAAGCGCTCGGGTGGCATGCCGTCCGGTCATCCCGACTACGAGAACCAGACGAAGCCCTACGTCGCGAAGATCCGCGCGACCGAGCACGTCTTCGCCCGCATGCTCTCGCCGTTCCTGGGTCTGGGTATCGGAGGCGGAGCCGGCGACGTCGGTAATCGCATCGTCGACCTTGCCTTCAAGTACCTCGGCCTGCCGTACGTCTGGGGTGGCGGCAATATCAACGGGCCGTCCGGCGGCGGTTTCGACTGCTCCGGCCTGACGTCGTACGCGGTCTTCGCCGCGACGGGCATCACGCTGCCGCGCACGTCCGAGACACAGTGGCACATCGGCACCGAGGTGCCGCTGTACGCGGCGCGCCCCGGCGACCTGCTGTTCGGCAACTGGCAGGCCGGGGGACCGGGTCACGTCGCCATCTACATCGGTGGCGGGCAGATGGTGCACGCACCCACCACCGGCGACGTCGTGCGGGTGGGGCCGGTCTTCCCCGACATGAAGGCGCGGCGCATCTTCTGGCACCTGCCGTGA
- a CDS encoding SEC-C domain-containing protein, protein MTDNEHPESALWDTVLDTVRRHGPMTIDEVADHLEEHGFGSAEQVMIDLEQSEPHPLLMWLSDDRVAATDALFEGRMLTHRLTADELDRHAIPVDDIEPLLLLVSEDDEFDLVQPGGFEAAATQNDPDSDEIVRKETIVFPEGALAGHEAGDLLALTVRDGRLSFAPVDDEVRSSEAEFVHALEQAIARQQVASLGGAFLDVLADVPDAFSAPSLPLGDLLAGAGLVRSGDLVAPNGFDFDGYSDRAMFEIYAEQLGIPVDAVPGVALFASLVEALERGDDAELDERFAVGKSGLYSVLSDPEIAETVYDELVGEKLAPEAIEQAALWLLDHAPRRAAGAAHWIAGRAAESTGRLTEAERHYERSADLDSAFDLPLFDLARFASDRGDAIRGLSLLARVPGGDEHPLHEVLERYRPKEVPGLGRNDRCWCGSGRKYKACHLGRAEHSLEERSDWLYMKAAMHALEPGWAEQRVALAEARSGYGDDDAVAEAVADPLVEDVLLFDAGAFADFVERRGELLPEDEAELARSWLAVERSVFEVEASAPEESLTLRNVRSDRVVEVSAPWLAGEVPAGTLLCARVMPVGEDRWVMPGGCEPVTKDQRDTLVTLLDEDAVDAVDIMDVLTQPDAADFYPEP, encoded by the coding sequence GTGACGGACAACGAACATCCCGAATCCGCCCTGTGGGACACCGTGCTCGACACGGTACGGCGCCATGGACCCATGACGATCGACGAGGTGGCCGATCATCTCGAGGAGCACGGATTCGGCTCGGCCGAGCAAGTGATGATCGATCTCGAACAGTCGGAACCGCATCCGCTGTTGATGTGGTTGTCCGACGACCGTGTCGCGGCGACGGATGCGCTGTTCGAGGGCAGGATGCTCACACACCGCCTCACCGCGGACGAACTCGACCGGCACGCGATCCCGGTCGACGACATCGAACCGCTCCTGCTGCTCGTCTCCGAGGACGACGAGTTCGATCTCGTGCAGCCCGGTGGATTCGAAGCTGCTGCCACGCAAAACGATCCGGATTCGGATGAGATCGTCCGCAAGGAGACGATCGTCTTTCCCGAAGGAGCCCTGGCGGGTCACGAGGCGGGAGACCTGCTCGCACTCACCGTGCGGGACGGTCGCTTGTCGTTCGCTCCGGTCGACGACGAAGTCCGAAGTAGTGAGGCCGAATTCGTGCACGCGCTCGAACAGGCCATCGCCCGCCAGCAGGTGGCGAGCCTCGGGGGCGCCTTCCTCGACGTGCTCGCCGATGTACCGGACGCGTTCTCCGCGCCGTCCCTGCCGCTCGGGGACTTGCTCGCCGGAGCCGGTCTGGTCCGCAGCGGAGACCTGGTGGCACCGAACGGTTTCGACTTCGACGGATACTCCGACCGGGCAATGTTCGAGATCTATGCCGAACAGCTCGGGATCCCCGTCGACGCCGTGCCCGGCGTGGCCCTGTTCGCGTCGCTGGTCGAAGCCCTCGAACGCGGCGACGACGCCGAACTCGACGAGCGTTTCGCCGTGGGAAAATCCGGTCTGTACTCGGTGCTGTCCGATCCCGAGATCGCCGAGACCGTCTACGACGAACTGGTGGGGGAGAAGCTCGCGCCCGAGGCGATCGAACAGGCCGCGCTGTGGCTGCTCGACCATGCGCCGCGACGTGCGGCGGGGGCAGCGCACTGGATCGCCGGTCGCGCGGCCGAATCGACCGGACGCCTCACGGAAGCCGAACGGCACTACGAGCGCTCGGCCGACCTCGACTCCGCCTTCGACCTCCCGTTGTTCGACCTCGCGCGCTTCGCTTCCGATCGCGGGGACGCGATACGGGGGCTGTCTCTGCTCGCCCGGGTGCCGGGCGGCGACGAACATCCCCTCCACGAAGTGCTCGAACGGTACCGGCCGAAGGAGGTCCCGGGGCTCGGCCGCAACGACCGCTGCTGGTGCGGGTCGGGCCGCAAGTACAAGGCGTGCCATCTCGGGCGCGCCGAGCACTCGCTCGAGGAACGCTCCGACTGGCTGTACATGAAGGCGGCCATGCACGCCCTCGAACCCGGATGGGCCGAACAGCGGGTCGCGCTGGCGGAGGCGCGTTCCGGCTACGGGGACGACGACGCGGTGGCCGAGGCCGTCGCCGATCCTCTCGTCGAGGACGTCCTGCTCTTCGATGCCGGCGCCTTCGCGGATTTCGTCGAGCGTCGCGGTGAGTTGCTGCCCGAGGACGAGGCCGAGCTCGCCCGCTCGTGGCTGGCGGTCGAGCGTTCGGTCTTCGAGGTCGAGGCGAGTGCGCCGGAGGAGTCGCTCACGCTGCGCAACGTCCGTAGCGATCGGGTGGTGGAGGTGTCCGCGCCCTGGCTCGCGGGTGAGGTGCCCGCCGGGACGTTGCTGTGCGCCCGTGTGATGCCGGTGGGGGAGGACCGGTGGGTGATGCCCGGCGGCTGCGAACCGGTGACGAAGGATCAGCGGGACACGCTCGTCACGCTGCTGGACGAGGACGCGGTCGATGCGGTGGACATCATGGACGTCCTGACCCAGCCGGACGCCGCAGACTTCTATCCGGAACCGTAA
- a CDS encoding cystathionine gamma-synthase, translating into MTDQNQHGFATRAIHAGYEPDPQTGAVNVPIYASSTFAQDGVGEMRNGFEYARTGNPTRRPLEANLAALENGTYGRAFGSGMAATDCLLRSVLRPGDHLVIPNDAYGGTFRLIDKVFTQWGIEYTPAAINDADEVRAAVRPNTKLVWVETPTNPLLNIGDISALADIAHEGGAKLVVDNTFASPYLQQPLTFGADVVLHSTTKYIGGHSDVVGGALVTNDEELDAAFAFLQNGAGAVPGPFDAFLTLRGIKTLAVRMEKHSDNAEKLVDFLSGHSAVTKVLYPGLESHPGHEYAAKQMRRFGGMISVRLAGGRQAALDFCKRTEIFTLAESLGGVESLIEHPGAMTHASTAGSLLEVPEDLVRLSVGIEDAADLLADVEQALG; encoded by the coding sequence ATGACAGACCAGAACCAGCACGGTTTCGCGACCCGCGCCATCCACGCCGGGTACGAGCCCGACCCCCAGACCGGTGCCGTCAACGTGCCGATCTACGCGTCGTCGACCTTCGCCCAGGACGGCGTCGGCGAGATGCGCAACGGCTTCGAGTACGCCCGCACCGGCAACCCCACCCGTCGTCCCCTCGAGGCGAACCTCGCCGCGCTCGAGAACGGCACCTACGGCCGGGCGTTCGGCTCGGGCATGGCCGCTACCGACTGCCTGCTCCGTTCGGTGCTGCGTCCGGGCGACCACCTCGTCATCCCCAACGACGCGTACGGCGGCACCTTCCGTCTCATCGACAAGGTGTTCACGCAGTGGGGGATCGAGTACACCCCGGCCGCGATCAACGACGCCGACGAGGTGCGCGCGGCCGTGCGCCCGAACACCAAGCTCGTGTGGGTGGAGACGCCCACCAACCCGCTGCTCAACATCGGCGACATCTCGGCGCTCGCCGACATCGCGCACGAGGGTGGTGCCAAGCTCGTCGTCGACAACACCTTCGCGTCGCCGTACCTGCAGCAGCCGCTCACCTTCGGTGCCGACGTCGTGCTGCATTCGACCACCAAGTACATCGGTGGTCACTCCGACGTCGTCGGTGGCGCGCTGGTGACGAACGACGAAGAGCTCGACGCCGCCTTCGCGTTCCTGCAGAACGGTGCGGGCGCCGTGCCGGGCCCGTTCGACGCCTTCCTCACGCTGCGCGGCATCAAGACGCTCGCGGTGCGGATGGAGAAGCACTCCGACAACGCCGAGAAGCTCGTCGACTTCCTGTCGGGACATTCCGCCGTGACCAAGGTGCTGTACCCGGGTCTCGAATCGCATCCGGGCCACGAGTACGCGGCCAAGCAGATGCGTCGCTTCGGTGGCATGATTTCCGTGCGCCTCGCCGGTGGCCGCCAGGCCGCGCTGGACTTCTGCAAGCGCACCGAGATCTTCACCCTCGCCGAGTCGCTCGGTGGTGTGGAGTCGCTCATCGAGCATCCGGGTGCGATGACCCACGCCTCCACCGCCGGGTCGCTGCTCGAGGTCCCCGAGGATCTCGTCCGGCTGTCGGTGGGTATCGAGGACGCCGCCGACCTGCTCGCCGACGTCGAACAGGCGCTCGGCTGA
- a CDS encoding cystathionine beta-synthase produces MRIADSVIDLIGNTPLVKLNTVVKPGSGLVAAKIEYLNPGGSSKDRIAVKMIDAAEASGELKPGGTIVEPTSGNTGIGLALVAQQRGYKCVFVCPDKVGEDKRNVLRAYGAEVVVCPTAVPPEHPDSYYSVSDRLARELPGGWKPNQYSNPGGPASHYETTGPEIWNDTDGKITHFVAGVGTGGTISGTGRYLKEVSNGAVKVVGVDPEGSVYSGGTGRPYLVEGVGEDFWPSAYDPSIPDEIIAVSDADSFEMTRRLAREEGLLVGGSCGMAVVAALQVAEREGPDAVVVVLLPDGGRGYMSKIFNDKWMASYGFLRAPLDGKPDDSTVGDVLRGKSGDLPDLVHTHPSETVRDAIEILREYGVSQMPVVGAEPPVTAGEVAGSVSERELLSAVFEGRANLADPVEKHMSPPLPNIGVGESIDSATKAFGDTDALMVIDDGKPVGVITRHDLLGFISQGR; encoded by the coding sequence ATGCGCATTGCGGATTCCGTCATCGACCTCATCGGAAACACCCCCCTCGTCAAGCTCAACACGGTGGTGAAACCCGGATCGGGGCTCGTAGCGGCGAAGATCGAATACCTCAATCCCGGCGGCAGCTCCAAGGACCGTATCGCGGTGAAGATGATCGATGCGGCCGAAGCGTCGGGCGAACTGAAGCCGGGCGGGACGATCGTCGAGCCCACCTCCGGCAACACCGGCATCGGCCTGGCCCTGGTCGCGCAGCAGCGCGGCTACAAGTGCGTGTTCGTGTGCCCCGACAAGGTCGGCGAGGACAAGCGCAACGTGCTGCGGGCCTACGGTGCCGAGGTGGTCGTGTGTCCGACCGCGGTCCCGCCGGAGCACCCCGACAGCTACTACAGCGTCTCCGACCGTCTCGCCCGTGAGCTCCCCGGTGGCTGGAAGCCCAACCAGTACTCCAACCCGGGGGGCCCGGCGAGCCACTACGAGACCACCGGCCCGGAGATCTGGAACGACACCGACGGCAAGATCACGCACTTCGTCGCTGGCGTCGGCACCGGCGGCACCATCTCGGGTACCGGCCGGTACCTCAAGGAGGTCTCCAACGGTGCGGTGAAGGTCGTCGGCGTCGACCCCGAGGGCTCGGTGTACTCGGGCGGCACCGGCCGGCCGTACCTCGTCGAAGGTGTCGGTGAGGACTTCTGGCCCTCGGCCTACGACCCGTCGATCCCCGACGAGATCATCGCCGTCTCCGACGCCGACTCGTTCGAGATGACCCGTCGCCTCGCCCGCGAGGAAGGCCTGCTCGTCGGTGGCTCCTGCGGCATGGCCGTCGTCGCCGCACTGCAGGTTGCCGAGCGCGAGGGCCCCGACGCGGTCGTTGTCGTGCTGCTGCCCGACGGTGGTCGCGGCTACATGTCGAAGATCTTCAACGACAAGTGGATGGCCAGCTACGGCTTCCTCCGCGCGCCGCTCGACGGCAAGCCCGACGACTCCACCGTCGGCGACGTGCTGCGCGGCAAGAGCGGCGACCTGCCCGACCTCGTGCACACCCACCCGTCCGAGACGGTGCGCGACGCCATCGAGATCCTTCGGGAGTACGGCGTCTCGCAGATGCCGGTCGTGGGTGCCGAACCGCCCGTCACCGCAGGTGAGGTGGCTGGTTCGGTCAGCGAGCGCGAACTGCTCAGCGCCGTCTTCGAAGGTCGCGCGAATCTCGCCGATCCGGTCGAGAAGCACATGAGCCCGCCGCTGCCGAACATCGGCGTGGGCGAGTCGATCGACTCCGCCACGAAGGCGTTCGGCGACACCGACGCGCTCATGGTGATCGACGACGGCAAGCCCGTCGGTGTCATCACCCGCCACGACCTGCTCGGATTCATCTCTCAAGGCCGATAG
- a CDS encoding Bax inhibitor-1/YccA family protein yields the protein MRTTSNPVFRNLPKQEGGGYATFGSATAGAAQATQQFGQPQTDPWARPTDQRTMTIDDVVTKTGITLGVLAVSALISYVLVNSNVGLAAPFVIGGGLIGLVLVLVATFGRKMDNPAIVLAYAVAEGFFLGALSFMFTDITFGGAGGATLIAQAVLGTFGVFFGMLVVYRTGAIRVTPRLTRMIVGALVGVLVLALGNLVAGFFIDGGLGLRDGGPIAIIFSLVCIGIAAFSFLLDFDSADQLIRAQAPEKAAWGVALGLTVTLVWLYVEILRLLSYFQND from the coding sequence GTGCGCACCACCAGTAACCCGGTGTTCCGCAACCTGCCCAAGCAAGAGGGCGGCGGATACGCCACGTTCGGCTCTGCGACGGCGGGCGCCGCGCAGGCCACCCAGCAATTCGGTCAGCCCCAGACGGATCCGTGGGCACGTCCCACCGACCAGCGGACCATGACGATCGACGATGTCGTCACCAAGACCGGCATCACGCTCGGCGTGCTCGCCGTCTCGGCACTCATCTCCTACGTCCTGGTCAACTCCAACGTCGGCCTGGCAGCTCCGTTCGTCATCGGCGGCGGTCTGATCGGCCTCGTCCTGGTGCTGGTCGCGACGTTCGGCCGCAAGATGGACAACCCGGCGATCGTCCTCGCCTACGCGGTGGCGGAAGGCTTCTTCCTCGGCGCGCTGTCGTTCATGTTCACCGACATCACGTTCGGTGGCGCCGGCGGCGCGACTCTGATCGCGCAGGCCGTCCTCGGTACCTTCGGCGTGTTCTTCGGCATGCTCGTCGTGTACCGCACCGGCGCCATCCGCGTCACGCCGCGCCTGACCCGCATGATCGTCGGCGCCCTCGTCGGTGTCCTGGTCCTGGCGCTGGGCAATCTCGTCGCCGGCTTCTTCATCGACGGTGGCCTGGGCCTGCGCGACGGCGGCCCGATCGCCATCATCTTCAGCCTCGTGTGCATCGGCATCGCGGCGTTCAGCTTCCTGCTGGACTTCGACTCCGCCGATCAGCTGATCCGCGCACAGGCCCCCGAGAAGGCCGCCTGGGGCGTCGCCCTCGGCCTGACCGTCACCCTGGTGTGGCTGTACGTAGAGATCCTGCGACTGCTCAGCTACTTCCAGAACGACTAG
- a CDS encoding class I SAM-dependent methyltransferase, giving the protein MVIDELYDRLRRFPDVEAPNLFAVDGADRLLLDEAAPALESAAPGTIVVVDDQYGALTLGAAVRFGAERIRVHQDSVVAERALAANAEREDLTDRYRSCGLDADLLAGARVVLLRLPRSLSALTEIAEIVARHADPEVVVFAGGRDKHISLAMNDVLAASFAEVRASRGRQKSRVLTARRATPGPASYPVRERLDELGLTVVAHGAAFAGPRLDIGTRFLLDFFPRLDFPRNDTDEQIAVDLGCGTGILAAMLARQLPDVRVIATDHSASAVASAAETAAANGLADRIDTLRDDAASSIAAGSVDLVVCNPPFHIGAAVHTGAAHKMFDAAARILRPGGQMWTVYNRHLDYRPALSGIVGPTRVEGRNRKFTVTRSVRSR; this is encoded by the coding sequence GTGGTGATCGACGAGTTGTACGACAGGTTGAGGCGCTTCCCGGATGTGGAAGCGCCCAACCTGTTCGCCGTCGACGGGGCCGATCGCTTGCTCCTCGACGAAGCCGCGCCCGCACTGGAATCCGCAGCGCCGGGCACGATCGTGGTCGTCGACGACCAGTACGGCGCCCTGACCCTGGGTGCGGCCGTCCGGTTCGGCGCGGAGCGGATCCGGGTGCATCAGGACTCGGTGGTGGCCGAACGCGCCCTGGCTGCGAACGCCGAGCGTGAGGATCTCACCGACCGCTACCGTTCCTGCGGACTCGACGCGGACCTGCTCGCCGGTGCCCGAGTGGTACTGCTGCGTCTTCCCCGTTCGCTGTCGGCGCTCACCGAGATCGCCGAGATCGTGGCCCGCCACGCCGACCCCGAGGTCGTCGTGTTCGCCGGTGGCCGCGACAAGCACATCAGCCTTGCGATGAACGACGTCCTCGCTGCGTCCTTCGCAGAGGTCCGCGCGTCGCGGGGACGGCAGAAGTCGCGTGTGCTCACCGCGCGCCGAGCAACGCCCGGACCGGCCTCGTATCCCGTCCGTGAGAGGCTCGACGAACTCGGCCTCACCGTGGTCGCGCACGGGGCCGCCTTCGCCGGCCCGCGCCTCGACATCGGTACCCGTTTCCTCCTCGACTTCTTCCCCCGTCTCGACTTCCCCCGTAACGACACGGACGAGCAGATCGCGGTGGACCTCGGCTGCGGCACCGGCATCCTCGCCGCGATGCTCGCCCGGCAACTGCCCGACGTTCGCGTGATCGCGACCGATCACTCCGCCTCCGCCGTCGCCTCCGCCGCGGAGACGGCCGCCGCGAACGGGCTCGCCGACCGGATCGACACGCTCCGCGACGACGCCGCGAGTTCGATCGCCGCCGGGTCGGTCGACCTCGTGGTGTGTAATCCGCCCTTCCACATCGGCGCCGCCGTGCACACCGGCGCGGCCCACAAGATGTTCGACGCCGCAGCCCGGATCCTCCGCCCGGGAGGACAGATGTGGACGGTCTACAACCGCCACCTCGACTACCGCCCCGCGCTGTCGGGCATCGTCGGGCCGACCCGCGTCGAGGGCCGCAACCGCAAGTTCACGGTGACCAGGTCGGTACGGAGCCGGTAG